The following proteins come from a genomic window of Synechococcus sp. NB0720_010:
- a CDS encoding hercynine metabolism small protein: MAREDQRRASRELRENLIAQLEELYGEAFEQLTTQNLGEGAIARLTQLLLRSREAAITPLQEEIEAPLITRPPSA, translated from the coding sequence ATGGCGAGGGAAGATCAGCGGCGAGCGTCCCGGGAACTGCGGGAAAACCTGATTGCCCAACTCGAGGAGCTCTACGGCGAGGCCTTTGAGCAACTGACCACCCAGAACCTCGGAGAGGGCGCCATTGCCCGCCTCACCCAACTGCTGCTGCGCTCGCGGGAAGCGGCAATCACCCCTCTGCAGGAGGAGATCGAAGCCCCGCTGATCACCCGTCCTCCCTCGGCGTGA
- the egtB gene encoding ergothioneine biosynthesis protein EgtB yields the protein MVTTSAAAVLPRLQEIRRATEQLIAGLQPEDLCLQGMPDASPAKWHLAHTTWFFEEFLLSQLEGYDCADSRWRYLFNSYYESVGERHARPERGLLTRPSIAEVLAWRQRVTAALMAELDHLPAALVELGLQHEQQHQELLLMDLLDGFSRNPLEPEATAEPEADYEASWANPGPGGWRNVEGGLVEIGLDPASGHFHFDNEAPRHRVWLEPFAISQRLVSNAEYAAFIADGGYKRADLWMSEGWALVQDRGWQAPRYWRGEWEFSLAGRRPRHPDAPVRHISWFEADAYARWAGARLPEEAEWELAATSGQLAQVFGCLWQWTGSPYRPYPGFAPAAGAIGEYNGKFMSSQFVLRGSCFLTPAGHERLSYRNFYPPHSRWMASGIRLARGVQP from the coding sequence ATGGTGACGACCTCAGCTGCCGCAGTCTTGCCGCGTCTGCAGGAAATCCGCCGGGCGACCGAGCAACTGATCGCGGGCTTGCAACCGGAGGACCTCTGCCTGCAGGGGATGCCCGACGCGAGCCCAGCGAAGTGGCACCTCGCCCACACCACCTGGTTCTTTGAAGAGTTCCTGCTGAGCCAGCTGGAGGGCTACGACTGCGCCGATAGCCGCTGGCGCTACCTGTTCAACAGCTACTACGAGTCGGTGGGCGAACGGCACGCCAGACCGGAGCGTGGCCTCCTGACCAGACCTTCCATCGCTGAGGTGCTGGCCTGGCGCCAACGTGTCACCGCTGCGCTGATGGCCGAGCTGGATCACCTGCCGGCTGCACTCGTGGAACTGGGGCTGCAGCACGAGCAGCAGCACCAGGAGCTGCTGCTGATGGATCTGCTGGATGGCTTCAGCCGCAATCCCCTGGAACCTGAAGCGACCGCCGAACCCGAAGCGGACTACGAGGCCAGCTGGGCCAACCCGGGGCCAGGGGGCTGGCGGAACGTCGAGGGAGGCCTGGTGGAGATCGGCCTCGATCCGGCCTCGGGGCACTTTCACTTCGACAACGAAGCCCCCCGCCACCGGGTCTGGCTGGAGCCCTTTGCCATCAGCCAACGGCTGGTAAGCAATGCCGAGTACGCCGCCTTCATCGCCGACGGGGGCTACAAGCGCGCCGACCTCTGGATGAGCGAAGGCTGGGCCCTGGTGCAGGACCGGGGCTGGCAGGCGCCGCGCTACTGGCGGGGCGAATGGGAGTTCAGCCTCGCGGGCCGCAGGCCGCGCCATCCCGATGCCCCAGTGCGGCACATCAGCTGGTTTGAAGCCGATGCCTACGCCCGCTGGGCCGGGGCCCGCTTGCCCGAGGAAGCCGAATGGGAGCTGGCGGCCACCAGCGGCCAGCTGGCACAGGTCTTCGGCTGCCTCTGGCAGTGGACGGGGAGCCCCTACCGGCCCTATCCCGGCTTTGCGCCTGCCGCTGGGGCCATTGGTGAGTACAACGGCAAATTCATGAGCTCACAGTTCGTGCTGCGGGGCAGCTGCTTTTTGACACCGGCCGGACACGAGCGTCTGAGCTACCGCAACTTCTATCCACCCCACAGCCGCTGGATGGCCAGCGGAATCCGACTGGCGAGGGGAGTGCAGCCATGA
- the egtD gene encoding L-histidine N(alpha)-methyltransferase — protein MTSTLQRSGVPELLDLHPAAADMRQLVIEGLSQTPKQLPAWFLYDAEGSRLFDLICQQPEYSLTKTETALLENQAQAMAAALGEGTLVEFGAGSARKVGPLLQALDQPAYVALDISAEHLATACRRLQGDHPGVPMLGICCDYSQLEQLPSHPLLKTQRRLGFFPGSSLGNFTTAAAEALLRQFRRLLGPRGTLLIGIDQPKATERLEAAYDDAAGISARFALNLLQRLNRDLDCDFDLKQFRYQARWVPEASHIEMALISQREQTVQACGRSWHFAAGEALVTETSHKYSPEAFLALAARAGWSSEARWSDPRGDLSLHLLKQAD, from the coding sequence ATGACCAGCACCCTGCAACGCAGCGGAGTCCCGGAACTGCTGGATCTCCATCCCGCGGCGGCGGACATGCGCCAGCTGGTGATCGAAGGCCTAAGCCAAACCCCCAAGCAATTGCCGGCCTGGTTTCTCTACGACGCCGAAGGATCGCGGCTGTTCGACCTGATTTGCCAGCAGCCCGAGTACAGCCTGACCAAGACCGAGACAGCCCTGCTCGAAAACCAGGCTCAGGCGATGGCCGCGGCCCTCGGCGAGGGCACCCTGGTGGAGTTCGGAGCTGGCAGCGCCCGCAAGGTGGGGCCACTGCTGCAGGCGTTGGACCAGCCGGCTTACGTCGCCCTGGACATCAGTGCAGAGCATCTGGCCACGGCCTGCCGGCGCCTGCAAGGGGACCATCCCGGCGTGCCGATGTTGGGCATCTGCTGCGACTACAGCCAACTGGAGCAGCTGCCGAGCCATCCCCTGTTGAAGACGCAACGGCGCCTGGGGTTCTTCCCAGGCAGCTCCCTCGGCAACTTCACCACCGCTGCCGCCGAAGCGCTCTTGCGGCAATTTCGGCGGCTACTCGGTCCCCGTGGAACCCTGCTGATCGGCATCGATCAACCGAAAGCCACCGAACGGCTAGAGGCGGCCTACGACGACGCCGCAGGGATCTCTGCCCGCTTCGCGCTCAACCTGCTGCAACGGCTCAACCGCGATCTGGACTGCGATTTCGACCTGAAGCAGTTCCGCTACCAGGCCCGCTGGGTGCCTGAAGCCAGCCACATCGAGATGGCCCTGATCAGCCAGCGGGAGCAAACGGTGCAGGCCTGCGGCCGCAGCTGGCACTTTGCGGCGGGCGAAGCCCTCGTCACCGAAACCAGCCACAAGTACAGCCCCGAGGCCTTCCTGGCCCTCGCCGCCCGGGCCGGCTGGAGCAGCGAAGCCCGCTGGAGCGATCCCCGCGGCGACCTGTCGCTGCACCTGCTGAAGCAGGCAGACTGA